A region from the Wansuia hejianensis genome encodes:
- a CDS encoding RNA polymerase sigma factor has protein sequence MSLQIFRGDREEGRTAYRPDIEILFQQYSDMVYKIAWNQTGNYHDAEDVFQDVFVQLIRYQSSIRSEEHARAWLIRVTVNRCRKLSGSAWNRHRAELDPNLTAPERADPELWEEVAKLPDKYRLVIHLFYYEGMKIQEIARILECSDGTVKSQLSRARGMLKISLEGGGYVG, from the coding sequence ATGAGCTTACAGATTTTCAGAGGAGACAGAGAAGAAGGGCGGACGGCATACCGGCCGGATATAGAAATATTATTTCAACAATACTCGGATATGGTATATAAGATCGCCTGGAACCAGACTGGCAACTATCATGATGCAGAGGATGTGTTTCAGGATGTATTCGTTCAGTTAATTCGCTACCAGTCGTCGATCCGCTCAGAAGAACATGCCAGAGCCTGGCTGATCCGGGTCACCGTTAACCGGTGCCGGAAGCTCAGTGGATCGGCCTGGAACCGTCACAGGGCGGAATTAGACCCTAATCTCACCGCGCCGGAACGGGCAGATCCTGAGCTATGGGAGGAGGTGGCGAAGCTTCCGGATAAATACCGCCTGGTGATCCACCTCTTTTACTATGAGGGAATGAAGATACAGGAGATAGCGCGGATTCTGGAATGCAGTGACGGTACGGTGAAATCCCAGCTTTCCAGGGCGAGGGGTATGCTGAAGATAAGTTTGGAAGGAGGTGGGTATGTTGGGTGA
- a CDS encoding AfsR/SARP family transcriptional regulator, with translation MNKDQKSMNSLQIQTFGYLKVFGSEGTLDEKEIRSVMVSKLLVYIIFHRKKALTVQELCEVLWQEGGSDNPAGALKNLVYRLRMCLKKIWGDYEFIITGRGTYQWNPEINLEVDAEAFEYWKKKGNAAKDDNEKIYCFQKASDLFKGEFVPVLSEEYWITSQAAYYHSLYLAMVKELAGLLEKEQRYQEMSELCNKAVTADELDEELHIYYIRALLGEQKQNLALEHYHMAVRVLYEKLGTSPSKELREAYDELLKQTNEKELDILVIQEKLREEESEQGAFYCEFGVFKKVYGLEIRRSRRMGISMYLLLISLHNREKTDQESAEYLRSMNKAMDRMQDVLIHSLRSGDVVSKYSSSQFIVMIETCAYEVAQLVAGRIEKNFYADRRGKRRKVKIQYSLNEVF, from the coding sequence ATGAATAAAGATCAGAAATCAATGAATAGTCTGCAGATTCAGACTTTCGGCTATTTAAAGGTCTTCGGTTCAGAGGGGACGCTGGATGAGAAAGAAATACGCTCTGTTATGGTCAGCAAATTGCTCGTTTATATCATATTCCACAGAAAAAAAGCGCTGACGGTACAGGAGCTGTGTGAGGTGTTGTGGCAGGAGGGAGGGAGTGATAATCCTGCGGGCGCGCTGAAGAATCTGGTATACCGGCTGAGGATGTGCCTGAAGAAGATTTGGGGAGACTATGAATTTATAATTACCGGAAGAGGTACATACCAGTGGAACCCTGAAATCAATCTGGAAGTGGATGCGGAAGCTTTTGAATATTGGAAGAAAAAAGGAAATGCTGCTAAGGATGATAATGAAAAGATCTATTGCTTCCAGAAAGCCAGTGATTTGTTTAAGGGAGAATTCGTTCCTGTCTTGTCAGAGGAATACTGGATCACGTCTCAGGCGGCATATTATCATTCCTTATATTTGGCAATGGTCAAGGAGCTGGCGGGTCTCTTAGAGAAGGAACAACGGTATCAGGAGATGTCTGAGCTGTGTAACAAGGCTGTGACAGCCGATGAATTGGATGAAGAATTGCACATTTACTATATACGTGCGCTGTTGGGCGAACAGAAGCAGAATCTCGCGTTAGAGCATTACCATATGGCGGTCAGGGTCCTGTACGAAAAATTAGGTACGAGCCCGTCGAAAGAGCTTCGAGAAGCATATGATGAGCTTTTGAAGCAGACCAACGAGAAAGAATTGGATATTCTGGTCATACAGGAGAAGCTCCGGGAAGAAGAATCCGAACAGGGGGCGTTTTACTGCGAATTTGGTGTTTTTAAGAAAGTTTACGGGCTGGAGATCAGAAGAAGCAGAAGAATGGGGATTTCCATGTATCTGCTGTTGATCTCTCTGCATAACAGAGAAAAGACTGATCAGGAATCGGCTGAATATCTGCGGTCAATGAATAAAGCCATGGACAGGATGCAGGATGTGCTGATTCATTCTCTCCGTTCCGGCGATGTGGTTTCAAAATACAGCAGTTCGCAATTTATTGTGATGATTGAAACGTGTGCTTATGAAGTAGCGCAGTTGGTTGCTGGCCGGATAGAAAAGAATTTTTACGCTGACAGAAGGGGAAAAAGGCGGAAAGTTAAAATTCAATACAGTCTGAATGAGGTCTTTTAA